Part of the Vigna radiata var. radiata cultivar VC1973A chromosome 11, Vradiata_ver6, whole genome shotgun sequence genome is shown below.
GAAATCTATAAGAGCTGCTGATATGAATGAATTATCTCCAATGCCAGTCCTTAACACATGGGCATGGGCCTGTTTTCCATGTCTTAGGACACCGATTTGTGTGCAAGCAGAGAGAAAACTAACAATGGTGATCTCATTTGGTTCAAACTGAATATGGCGAAATAGTTCCAATGCTTCTCTACTTTCTCCATTATGAGATAAAGCTGAGATTATGCAATTCCATGAGCAAAGATTGGGAATGGAACAGAATTTGAACACTACTTTGGCACTGTTGATGTCTCTGCACCTGCCATACATAGTAATTAATGAGTTCTGAACCCGAGTATCTGATCCCAAAGGAGTCTTAAGAGCAAGGCCATGCAGAGACTTTCCTAGGCTTGATATTTCCAGGTTTGCACAGGCAGACAAGATATTTACAAGGGTTATGGAGTCATAGTTGAAAGGAGGTTCCTGTCTCATCAACTTGAAAATATCTAGAGCCTCTCTGATATGGTCGCATCGCACACAACCCACAATCAGTGTGTTCCATGAAGCTATATCTGCTAATGCAGAATTCtcatacaaaattgaaaaactggCAGCTAAGTATCCACAATTGATGTACATATGCATGAgagaatttattaaaagaatgtgGTTCAAAAATCCAGATTTCAACTGCCAGCAGTGAactgattttccaaaatggagACTGTTAAGGGAGTCGCAAGAAGAAAGAATAGCAAAAACGGTCGAGGAGCTGCAGTTTAGGCTACAACGTAGCATCTCTCTGAACAATTTTTGAGCTTCATCAGAATACCTGTTATGGGAATAGCAAGATATCATTATATTCCATGAGACCGAGTCCTTCTCTGTGGTAGAATTGAACAAGAGCTCAGCTTTCTCCACCAGGTTGCACTTTGAATACATGTCTATCAGGCTGTTCCGTAACATAGCATGATGAGATACAATCATCTGTCTTCTAATTGCAAATCCATGGATGGTTCTTCCTTCTCTGTAGAGCATCAGTTCCGCACAAAGTGGAAGTATAGTAGTTAATGTCACCACATCAGGTGGGAACGACCCTACTATTTGCATTTCAACCAGAAGATCAAATACTTCATTAAATTTTCCATTTGATGCAAATCCTTCCATCATTGCATTCCAGGAAACAGTATCTTTGAGTGCTATTTCTCTGAACACTGTTTCAGCAGCTTCGATGTCTTCACATTGTGAATATAATGAAATGAGAGAGTTGGAAACTGAAACGTACGAGCTGTCCTTGTAACCTAGCTTGATTCCCAGCCCGTGAATGGACTGGCCAAGAGCCAGCTCTCCCAAACTTGAAGATGCTGAAATGGCACAAGATAGACTGACACTGTCTACTGTTTCTTCAGAAAAACTCACCCTTTTGAAGTAATACAATGCATTCACTGGATCACCATTGTAAATACTGGCTCTCATTATCGAATTCCACGAAATGATATCTTTACCTTCCATCTCTTGGTATACACTCTCGGAAGAGCTTAGATCACCACACTTAGCATACATGTCAATAAGAGCATTACATAAACCTATATGCTTTAGCATCCCATATTTTATACTCACACAATGAATTGCCCGTCCTTGGTCAAAGTTTTTCATCAGTGAAGAAGCTGACACCATAAGCAATAGAGTAGTGGAATCAAACCTAGTTTCGGCCTTGATCATTTTCTCTAAGAAGTCCATTACTGTTCTATAGCACTTATTTTCAAGAGATGCTGCAACCATAGCATTCCAAGCAATCACATCTCTGTTGGGAATCTCATCAAACAAACTCTTTGAGGAAGCAAAATCTCCAGCTCTAGAATAAACAGTGAGTAGAGATGTTGAGTTTGGGAGGTGAGCTAGAGCACCTAACTTTAATGCTGCACAATGGGCAGCAGTGGCACTCACAATTTTTGGCTTTCTGAGGGACAGTTTGATATAATCAACAAGCTGAAAATGAATATCACTCGCACGTAGAGTTCTGTGTGGCATTTCCTCAAACAGCTGAATGACACTGAGAAAACAACGACATTAACATGAGAATACGGGGACCCTGTGTCGTCGTTTAACAATGCTGAAGTTCCCAGTTTGGTGGTTCTGCGAAGAAATTGAATGGAATGATTGTGATATTCCAGGTCCAAGCAAGGCTAATTTTCCATTAGCCCATTTTGTTATATACTTCAACGTCAATTCGTAGACTACCCAGGTTTTCATCTTTACTTCATTATTGATTTCAGGTATAAAAAATCCTGTCTTGCTCCGAAGAACGTGAATTTGAGAGCTTAGCAATTTGCAAGGCCACGCATAACAATAAATAGCTCCTGCGTAGTAACTCGTCCATTCATAAACATACTGTAGCAGTGTTTTTCCGTTGCCAAACtctattttttgtattaaagaTTTAGTTGTCTTGGTCTAGTCACGTGATGCTAGAGGCGAAACAGGTTTGATGAACAGTTGTTCATCCGTATCTTTTGCATCAAATACTTGTGCTTTTAACTGAATTTTggtctttaataaaatattttttaaattaaggagTTCTAGGAATTTTACTCCCAATAGATAATGCTAAATACTGACCAAAATTTGAAAAGGGGTGGTGCATTCAGTTGTTCCTGTTTTAATAATTACAGGCAATTCAATATCAACAGAGACATCAGGGCTAAAAAACTGCAATGTTGGAAACTTGGTACGAAGCATGCCCTTCCATTGTTACACAAGAATGACATTTTCTCATCTCTCTAACAACTAGCATCATCAATGTGGACATTCCGAACTTCTGTGATTAATCTTGGTCTTGGAAATGAGTTGGAAACCAAATCACCTTTTAATGAAATCTCTTCCTTGTATCTCCTGTCCTTAGTGTTGAAACAAACATAAACCTGAAGTTGACCTCACCATGGTGGATGATCATCCGCAGAAGTTTGAGGAGGGAGAGGCTTCCATTCAGGCTTCTCATCCCAGTACATATCGTAATAAATGTGTCCAGGAGTGTGATCAAACACGCAGCACCATATACCCACATACCGTTTAACACGGTTTCTAAATTTGTCCTCCCTTTCCTGATAAAAATATGAATGGCTCAGGACATGATAAACATGAATgtctattcattttttttgccATAAATACAAAAGTGGAACTTCAAATGAAATGAGTAAAGTAGTCCTTGCCTTGTCGCTGAAACCTGTGAAAGCGTCTTGCATTGAAGAGAACTGAATTACTTTTACATCCTTGAATGATGAGAATACTTTCATGTACTGCAAATTCGAAGTAAAAACAACCGGGATCAACGTCTTTTATATATAACCTGGAAATTGTGCAAAgccaaaaatatatttccagggccagaaaatgaaaaaaaaaaaaaaagtatttgataAACCTAAGGGCTCAATGTTGATGGCATGAGGCTGTGGTATGGGCGGTCACTACCTACATGAAAAGATCCTCCTAAGATGCAATTCTTAAAACAATGTTCTTATTCCAGGAAAAAAAGGGTAGAAAGCTGCCTACAGAAGAGAAAGTCTTCACTTGAAGATATTACGGAGGAATTACTTttgaaggaagaaaattgagttATATGTTTGAGTGATTGGTAAAGATTCCAGCACAATTACAAGTTGGACACCAAAATTACTTATTTTGAGATTCAGATTTAATTTTCATACTGCAGACATAACTAAAATTTCTCACACCATACTCCAAGTGAGCATTCCGAATCAGCTGCTTATCCttaatttaagttaatataCTTGGTATAACTAAAAGATCCGGCACACAAATATGTACTTTACTTAGGGTTGACTTTGAAGTACATAAAACAACCCTTAAATGGATCAAAATTTGAAGTACCGTTTCTTCATTGCTATGCCTTGGAAATTTGAGTACTCCCCCAATAGTGGTATTATTTGATGCAAAACAATCTTGAGCTCCTTCCTTACAGAGCTGAACATCAAGCCATGAATTCTTCACCTGAATTCAAGAAACCCGGTATAAGTTTCCCGAGTAAGATACAAGAAGAAAGGAATAATCacaatttcaaatgaaaatgacaTGTAATTCACCTCTGAGGGGAGGGAGGGGTTGTCAAGTAACGAGTACTCTCTAATATCTATTCCGGGGCCGAACTCTTCCTCTGGAAGTTGTTTCAACATGACATTTACCTGCAACAGAGTAGATTTCAACAGCAGAGCACACGACAGTGAgagaaaatgtttaattattacaCAGAAGAAAGGCAAGAGGTTGTTACATTAAATGTTGTAAACTCGTGCACAGATAATTAAAAAGGTTGTATATTATTTGGTATTAATATGCAGAGTTCTTCTTTCTGTATCCTACTTGAAGACTACATCTAATTCATGAAAACATGGACATCTGAATTAGTGAAAGCCAAAAAGTTTTAAAccatacaaaaaattaattaaataaaataaagcatagAATTTGTCAGTTAGTTTAAAACATCGAAGGGACACTATGTTTAATCTGAATCGAATGCCTAAAATAGTTATACAAGCTttcttaaaatacaaataatcatGTAGATTATGGACTAGAAGTGGTGAGCAATGTAGTCAAACTGAAAACTCATTTCCACTCTTCAAGCTGACTCCAGTTCCCTTGAgcttcttttaaattataaggGCATATATGATCCACAATTACATCATAGGATAGGCCTtgtcaaataatatttgttactgttagatatattatctttattttatatttatcttttaatttattttttatctttagttagtttgttattatttcttatttgatcataataaatagaagattttatttaaaaaaaaaataaaagataaatataaaataaagataatatatctaaaagttACAAATCATTAGCACAGTCCCTCCACTCCTAGaactaataaattattgaagCAGCCAAAAATTAATTGCATTAACCAACGAAGTTtccaagaaaaaattgaaattgtgacATATGTAgtgatgaaatataaaatactacAGTTCTAAGAAATGATAAAGAACTTTTGAAATCTCAGTAATGTTTGGGGAACAACTACCAACTTAGTTTGAGAGAATTAAGTAGCCTTTACTTAGTGAAAAGTGCTTAGTATAGTAATGTTTAAGTATCTGACCAATTCTATGGAAGCaggttttcaaatttaatagtGATTTTATACGTTGCTGCTATTAGAAGCATGTTGGCATATGGTTTTCCAAACGTGAAAagttacatttaattttttaaaattattaaatacaaataataccattaaaataaattttttgtcgTAACTTCTGTCATTGAATCATAGATTTTCCCATGCTTGTCCCATATTTCTTTCATCACTAATCTAACGCCTACAATTATAACAATccttttatttacatatatatgaacttatttttctcttgtcaTCCCACAAATTGAAATCCAAAAGATTCAGATTTAATTTGATTGGAGGAACAGGAAGGGAAAAGGAGAAATTTTGGTGAAAAAATCTTTTCTTGGTTCAGAAGTTTGAAGGAGAATGGAAGAGAAATCACAGGGACAAAGACCATTCCCTCCCACTTTTTCCTCCATTTTAATATTCAGAGGATTTGTTTTCTCCCCCTTCCTTCGAAGCAAGCTATCCGTGAGAAACTGATATTTCATATGGCTTTGATGTCTTTTTGGAACCCAATGTCCTTGATACCAAGAAAATTATTCCTTGATTTACATTCTCAGTTTTTCACATCTAAAGCAGATACTACCATCGTGCCTAGTTCATGCAAATATGTAAAACATCAATTTCGAAAATCTTTCTAGCGGAGGTCTGTTTGGGCAAACTTTTCCATAAAAacttgtagaaaaaaaattgaaattagctCCTCTATAATAAGCTAATTGTAGAAGCTCACTCATttagtttttctaaatttttatgttttgacaTTCATAAGCTAATTTTAAGTTATGAAGAAActcattctattttttcttattacttttCTCTTCCAGAAATCCTTATGTGGAAGTTTGTCCAAACAAACCCTGTGTACTTGTCAACAACACTTCTAAGGCTGTTATTCATCAACCCGGACAATATAAAGATAAGTGAACAACGACAATAATTTAGGAGCCACTTGATCAAACTGGACATACCTCAAATACATGATCCAGtggacagagaaaaggttgtcTAGTCATAGACCCCTCCAAAACACCAGGATGGGGAAACCATAGCCTATCAACCCTGCACCATAATGGAGGCACAACCTAAACATATACACATAAAGAACCCACTTAAGATCAAATTATATACtttctaaaatgaaaatacacTGCAAAAAGAAATCATTAATCATAATCATTAAGAAACCCCAAACCAGCTGTATCAAATGCTCTAGGAATAAAAGTTGACCACATATATCAACCATGACAACATGttatgcaataaaaaaattattacattttttattttggatgataGGACTGCTTAAGCTTTAAGCATGAGAAATTCAACCCCACACACCCTTTGTTTACACCAATAACCTTTTTACGCATTTATTAACGGAATCTTAATTACTAAAAGGAGATATTATCAGGAGGGTGAAGAACTCGGCTGTGGAAATATGCCAGttcttttaattgaattgactaataagaaattaattatattacatcaataagaaagaggaaagaaaagcatgaaggaATCATGAAGTAGAAGATATTACTGCAGTCCTAAATGatttttagagaaaatattaaaattggcTCTAAAGTTATAAGCATCAGCACTACATCAGTCCTTCATGACAAAATTAGTATCTCAAAAATTTAATGCCACCAAATTAGTCCCTTAAAGATCTAAATGTCACCATAACATTACTTTCCTTCAGAAGGACTACAGTAGGGATGCACTTGTATGGATCCCAAAGTATATTGGGAATGCTCCAGTCAAAGGCCTCAATTGCAAAGATGAGGGAAATACTCAAATTGTTGGATATTTTGACGTTTATTGCAAAGGGTCACCAAGCTCCACTTTCAAGATACTATGTTGTTGTCGGAGGTAATTTAATATTGTACaaaagtaagaaataaaatgttttgacAAGATCAAGTGCAGAAACAAACCACATGGCAATAACATTAGTCACTTGTGAGCTCATATGGCTAAAGCAACTTATTAAAGggcttaaatttgaaaaaagttcCCAAATAAACCTTGTATGATTAATAATTACACATCACCAAGTGTCTAAGAGAACCGAGGAGCAATTATATTAGCAACAAGGTTAGTACATACAACTTATATACTACATCTTGAGAGgagtattataattataaaatgaggAGCATATCATATATTATCAAGAAAATAGTTCTCACCAGTGTTCTGTTCAAAAGAGAAGCAATAGCAAGTGCCGTTCTGATCTGTTTTATCTGGACAAATTCATGTACAGCATAAATGAGGAGATGCAACATCACAATTTCCATTGAAAATGCAGAAGTGAAAAGGATCAGGTCGATACATGCATACTTGGTAATTAACAAGTGTAAAATGTGATTGGATGGTATGATTCCCACTTAACAACAGGCTTTTTGGAATAGATGGCTTGAATGACAAGAACCCCCCTGCAAAGGTTCCTCATGGGGGAGTCAATATATCAACCACATACAGATAATGAAATAATGCATTGAAACATTAAGTACCAATTATGGGTTTTCAGCAAGAATACAAAGCAACTATATGCTAGCTAAAATTGAGGGAGAAATAACTAATTACCAGAAGGATTATAGTATTCTGGTGGGTCACGGAAAAGCATGGCTTCACGAAGTCGGTGGCGCTTTCCTTCAGTGCCTGCATATTGAAATGTTGTATGCACTGCATATGGCTCCAATCTGAGTTGCTGGTACATAGCCTACAGTCATGAATGCAAGTACATTCTTAGGAACAACTGACACAGTTTGTTTCTCTAAGGTTCACTCCGACAgttaaatatgtaaaagaaaacataaagtatataacatttataattcGAAAAAGAaggaatttgaaaataaaatttgatccTACCTGGACAAAATATGTATGTCCACTACAAAAGATGCTTGAAGGCAAAATTCCTAGCTTTAGATTTCCATCATAAGCATAAACAAGTCCACTGTCCTCATCAACCGACGGTCCTAACTGCCTGTGAACAAGATCATTGAAACCATTCTGATCCCATATCTTGTCATCAGCTAGGAGCAGTTCTTTCCATTCCTTCGCTAATATTTTTGCAGACTCGGTAGGTCTCCAATGGAAAATTCCTATGTTGTAGGCAGCACCAACTACACAAGGTGATAGATACAATTATGAATATAGTATCTGTTCCATTAAAGCTAATAAAGTTTGATAATAAATGTGATAGAATGAGGGACCGAGAGGTTAAATAAGTGAAAAAGAGCTTGAGATTCAAAGCAAAAATCAGGTAGAAAAAACTTCAATGTGtggtatttttaatttgatatgcCAAAGAATGTGCAATAACTTCAATAAGATTATCTATTGTTCCTAAATAGAGACAagacatataatataataaaagtttcaGAGTCTTAGACATAGTTTGCATATTGGATTGTGTTTTTTGCGGGCTTCTAATCTAAAGCCATAGCAAACAACTGATAGGAAACTCAAAAATAATGCCAGAAATGGAATTTGTATAAAAGGTTCTCCATCATTCATATAAGAAACATTTTCAACCCGTATATGTTATTTGGTTTTCTCTTGCAGATAAAGTTCAATATAACTCAAAATTGTCGGAAGTGAAAAACTACTACCAAAAACCAATATGGGAACAGTAAAAATCAAAGAAGTAAGTTTTGCTCACTATACTGTACAAAAATGTTCACCTTCTTGCCAAATTTCCAGACTATCGTCAACCACTGTTGGAACAACTTGATCACTGGATGTTAAAACATCTGCTCCAGGATAACGAGCTAGATATGGAAGTGGGTTCTGCTCCATGATCACGTAATTGCATATAagttttaagaatgaaatataTCTCAGACGAACAATTACATAATGTGGTAGGCGATTTCCTTAAAAGATGATTATGTATATCGAATATAATAGATAAGAAGTCCCACAATAATTGCACACAAAGAAGTGTGAACAAGATAAAGAAAGGACACCGGATATGAACAGAGGAACTAACAAGCtggaaaagaaactaaaaatacattgataaaataaataaataaataaaaagatgaaatgCTGTAATCGTACACATTTTGCAGCTACTACTAAAATTTGGATGATTCATAATAAACACAGCTAGCATATGAATCACCATTAAAGGTTAAAACCAAACATGTATTGAGAAATGGAGAAAAGCACCTTCAACCAAACCATGTCAGTGTCACACATCAACAGCTCGTAACCAAGAGGCAGGATCAAGTTGATCAGAATAACCTTTTCTCTCCCCATTTTATGAAATGTTGGAGAACCCCAGCCAACATCTTCTATACTCATATGGCTGCCCATGTCAAAAACAGGTATCCCTTTCCAATAAAGCGCCTCCAACAACTTGGTGTCCATT
Proteins encoded:
- the LOC106776702 gene encoding pentatricopeptide repeat-containing protein At4g19220, mitochondrial, with product MPHRTLRASDIHFQLVDYIKLSLRKPKIVSATAAHCAALKLGALAHLPNSTSLLTVYSRAGDFASSKSLFDEIPNRDVIAWNAMVAASLENKCYRTVMDFLEKMIKAETRFDSTTLLLMVSASSLMKNFDQGRAIHCVSIKYGMLKHIGLCNALIDMYAKCGDLSSSESVYQEMEGKDIISWNSIMRASIYNGDPVNALYYFKRVSFSEETVDSVSLSCAISASSSLGELALGQSIHGLGIKLGYKDSSYVSVSNSLISLYSQCEDIEAAETVFREIALKDTVSWNAMMEGFASNGKFNEVFDLLVEMQIVGSFPPDVVTLTTILPLCAELMLYREGRTIHGFAIRRQMIVSHHAMLRNSLIDMYSKCNLVEKAELLFNSTTEKDSVSWNIMISCYSHNRYSDEAQKLFREMLRCSLNCSSSTVFAILSSCDSLNSLHFGKSVHCWQLKSGFLNHILLINSLMHMYINCGYLAASFSILYENSALADIASWNTLIVGCVRCDHIREALDIFKLMRQEPPFNYDSITLVNILSACANLEISSLGKSLHGLALKTPLGSDTRVQNSLITMYGRCRDINSAKVVFKFCSIPNLCSWNCIISALSHNGESREALELFRHIQFEPNEITIVSFLSACTQIGVLRHGKQAHAHVLRTGIGDNSFISAALIDFYSNCGRLDSALHVFRHAKEKSESAWNSMISAYGYHGKGEKAVKLFNEMCESGERVSKSTFVSLLSACRHSGLVKQGIWYYECMLEKYGVQPETEHQVYVVDMLGRSGRLDEAYEFAKGCDSSGVWGTLLSACNYHGELKLGKLVAQRLFQLEPHNVGYYISLSNMYVAAGSWKDATDLRQSIQDLGLRKTAGYSLIDFDF
- the LOC106778102 gene encoding arabinosyltransferase XEG113, with amino-acid sequence MACEEVLHSRPLFLTIYTVVIIGIVFSSLYVFSAIRYPSTNPSSWSLSNEDVHLTEQTLNGSRLATGHAVPSVPPEARNVRTRPILDVPPRNKAMPPFEAFRLTKELIKKRVKDNIIIVTFGNYAFMDFILTWVQQLNDLEVSNYLVGAMDTKLLEALYWKGIPVFDMGSHMSIEDVGWGSPTFHKMGREKVILINLILPLGYELLMCDTDMVWLKNPLPYLARYPGADVLTSSDQVVPTVVDDSLEIWQEVGAAYNIGIFHWRPTESAKILAKEWKELLLADDKIWDQNGFNDLVHRQLGPSVDEDSGLVYAYDGNLKLGILPSSIFCSGHTYFVQAMYQQLRLEPYAVHTTFQYAGTEGKRHRLREAMLFRDPPEYYNPSGGFLSFKPSIPKSLLLSGNHTIQSHFTLVNYQIKQIRTALAIASLLNRTLVVPPLWCRVDRLWFPHPGVLEGSMTRQPFLCPLDHVFEVNVMLKQLPEEEFGPGIDIREYSLLDNPSLPSEVKNSWLDVQLCKEGAQDCFASNNTTIGGVLKFPRHSNEETYMKVFSSFKDVKVIQFSSMQDAFTGFSDKEREDKFRNRVKRYVGIWCCVFDHTPGHIYYDMYWDEKPEWKPLPPQTSADDHPPW